gtactaaaccgtttgttatttttaggGATGCGGTATTTAAAccggatgcgtatttttaaaaagtggtttcatcggtttttcctttgttcaaaaatgaaactcgaatttttattctcaactggactTGATAACAATAATCTGTAcgcttttggacataaagaaacagttgatttgtttctttgtttgttatgctctaaaatgcgaacgagcaagtgcttttttaatcgtttgcccaactgtttttcgatgtgcctctaCAGAACTGACAAGTAAATTttgtcttatttatttatttatttacattatttatacaGAAATTCCAGTTCAGCATAGCTGGTTTAAATGGAGATCTGtattttaccctcccaaccatgatacatcacagaagacagaccacaataccgggaactacatgccctactctttgcgacaagtgtgcgggttcttttacgtcccacaggatcacgaacattgaagggttgtgagacgggacctccggcttatcgtccttatccgagaagactagagagtctaaccatttgcagatgtaattacaaaggcagcacttgtCCTTacgttataaacacgtaattgcaatgagttctcgtcacattagggagaaatatcactagcttgtgttttcaaaagattgtttcactacaggtaatttgttgaagCGAATCTCGTTTGAAGTTTATACTTTCTTGGTttcattgccgtattttgccgattcttgctCCAAGCCCAGCTTgcgtttttcaatgaaataactcaaaatgtgaatgatctcgtttccagagataaagtggaatgaagtaattaattaaaagtacatcggtaattttatattttttttttaccttgaacTGACAATGTTTCCCGagggtttctaattttagcgtgattcagttcctattcgctggctattgacttTTGTCTCTGATCTgcatggcttttttccttttccattcgctcgctatAAAGGAGACATGTCTTCCATACAATTTCTTTGGTCCCACCTACTTTTTATATCGCAACAAGACAGTCTGCCCGTAAGTCTCGATCACGTCAATTTTCCTTATGTTGCGAACTTTTTATGGGTTTTTGAGTCTAACGTCATAACCCCCGTTTTTCTAAACGTCGCATGTTTTTCACGTCTATCTCACCTCCTCTCCCTTTCTTGACTCGGTAcgagggggtcgggtagaggtctagcgttggactagaaacccccttgctcggttgcgctctgcccctgaagattcgcaacCTTTCATGAGCCTCGGTACCGTTGTCCTCTTTGGCTTTTGCACTTCCCCCTCTTTCATCCTTTCTCTCTTTTATCGGAGAACTGCAACTACAACAGAACCAAACTTGGGCTATTAAAACcgggtttttttaaaaatggttcGGGCACCCAATGTTTCTCTTAGGGTAGCACACAGGCCGTGAAGAGGACTGTGCAGGGATCTGTCCAACCCTGCCCTTTTGCGAGGACTGGTTGGCCATTAGCTCGGTGGCCTAGTACCCATTAGAGCCCCTCCCCAGGGTTCTCTAAATTAAATAACTTTCTACCACTCATTTTTCGTGTTTTTCATGTATTTCCATTCAAATAGCTTTTTCATCTGATTTGATTATTACATCAATCTTAACTGTAATTCATCTTCATCAAATTTCTGTGACACGGAAATGCTAAGTTATTTCTTATAACACTTTAATTATCACATCTGGATTCAGAATTTCCCTATTATGGACCTTCGACATCTATCCAAAAAAGACATTGTAGAAAAAAGACGTGAATTATATCACCCACTGAACGGAGATGTTTTCTACCCAAGTAATAATTGGCCTAAAGATACAGTATCTAATTGTGGAAGAAACCCATTGGAGACCAAGACACTTTCAAGCTcatgttgtttttcattggaaaCGGTTGCTCACCTCATGTTCTCTCCTCTCTATATTAGGCTGAACCAGCTAAATGGGACAAGCGCAAACGCCAGATTGACTTCATCTACAGCAACATTGATACCAAGAGACACATATGGTTCTATTATGGCATCCACTGTAATGATTGGCTATACCTAAAAGGACTAAAACGAtccaaaaatcaagaaaatctcCTTACAATTCCTCAACTCAACTAGCACCTAATCAACAATTccattaaatttgttttttttcgacttatttcaaaaaaaccttttttaacaattttgaattaaatctagaattttaaaaatatattcatatcataatttgcatttcaatTATTATTGCTAAGTTTACTTGTCTCTCCCAAATTCCATGATTCACTAAAGGAGATTTTTCAAAGAATACTTTCACTAATTTTGAGTGCTCTGATTTATCCCATTGTTGGGTTCAAAGAACAAATAAGTTTTCCATAATTCTACGTATACCAGAATTTTTGTATTATAAAGtatttgtctttattttttaCTATTATTGATTAATTTCAAGAACGAATGATTCATAGTCGGGTCAAACTGCTTTCATCCCTCATTTTAAGAACGAAAATTCTTGTATCGTAAAGGACTTTGAACATCTTTAgttttggttaatttttctGTCTCCAGTTAAATTTCCTTATGTATTCAATTCACTTTTTAttacttatttttaattttcattcaattttctCCATTTATTTtcccttatttatttatttattattttattttatttaagcttTGTCTTAGAAAGTTCCTCCCTTTTAATACACGCTTGTACTTCTGgttgttttttaaattaagattttaagacggaatccaccagaagttcgagtaacaagtggacaaaaacctTGTACCAAGATTATAAACATGGTGTTGCAAACTTCTGTACGACTGTTTTCAATAtcttcgcaaaaaaaaaatcatttctagcaacaccaaacgtcaaaaacaactgttgaacctcgtaagaaacacttgaaagtactggtGAAATTAAACTGAGgatgaaattttacctgtgtTTGCACAATTCCTCTGAAcgttgaaatataatttttctcgttcccatgggaaattgttttcggtgttatttcaggcaaatgtttatatctttagctttcaggaaatgtaaaaaggactgtaaaatacttaaatTTATTCTGGTACAAGATTTTttccactaaaaactgaaattgctcgattttctatcggattttgtcttaatttcacacagagtttgtttcttttgttaaccttattgtgGGCTTGAGAGTTTtctttgtgaacatctccccctcattttacagactaaccctaacttttgtctatgatttttccccaactcaccatccacacacacataaTTCCCCCCAAAATACCTGCTGACTGGTGAATGTTCTAGtcagtggagaggaaccccttcttgtaaggcggattctaataaaaacaccattaggaaacccacaaaggttgctagtgaaactgctgctattactattaaataacaaaTCCCAGATCACCATTTCGAACTTGTCTCATACTTTTCACCGATGATTTTCGTTTAGGCCATCTTTGAAGGAATGTTCACAGAAGTTACTCAAGTTCGGAAGATGACATATAAAATTATCCAGCTAgctctttcctttcttttatgcTGGCATGGTATAAAATCGGACGCCGTTTTCTTTAGCTAGTGTATTGATTGACCTTTGTGGAGAAATAAAATATCCTTTAGCTCTTGACTATTATTGCTCACTTCGCTTCAGTTTCATTTTCAATTCTCGCTCCAAGGTGAGGATTTCAATTCATCGGCTTCCCCGTTATTCGAGTCCTTGTGAACTGCTACAGTATTTCAAGATCGAAACAGAGCATTGATACATTGAAATTGATATTGATTTTTGCCAAATAATTAGTCAATACTGTTCGCAACGTTGattttttttgagaaacaaaaatCTTGTGCTGAATCGCGCGAGATCATTCTACGCAACACACGGCGCCATACTGGGGAAATATTGGCGCTCGTGGGACAAGAAATGAAGCTGTCTGATTGGCTTACTTTAAGGATAATGGCCCCGGGGACGGCTTTACTCAAGAAATACATTATTGTCATCTTTCACATTCGAGGATATAGATGCTTTCATGCTTTCTAACATCATTTGCCAATAAAACTGAAGTGAGCTTCCCCTTCAGGCGCGCAGACAGCCGCTGTTGAATTTCATTCAGGATCGAAAATGGCTTCGAGTTAGGAAGACACTGTGGCTACCAGCGACCTTGAACTGCTACGCTAAACGTTTGCATCGATAGAGTTTCGCATAGGTTCACAAAGATGAACATTCAGGAAGAGTTGTCCAGGTCTCCGATACTGGcgttaaaagattaattgaaaGACGAGAAAATgtgtagctcctactctactctaaaaactacacgtaacccataattcctcgattcgctctgacgaagggttaacgctcgaaacgtcagcttttagaatctctgtaaggtggccaatttacattatcaactccatttcAGGTCATTACTTATATAAACACCTAATAACTTATATGTCAGGACTCTCTCAATTGAATTACCACCAATTACAATAGGattgacaataaaattatgATTGTTCATGAAATTGATTAGCATTTCCTTGCACTTAGTAGGATTCAGTTTCATTCTATGATCTTCAGAAAAGGCCTAAATATCATTTGTAGCAAAATTGAGTAAACTGACACTATTCCTGGGAATTATCTCAAGGGCTGTTGTATCATCAACAAACTTTATTGTAAAATTccgggtcacctcgcagctcttacaaggtctcacctgattggagaccacccttgaggtttaacaaaagaacaaataacagaaacaatggaccctaggcctaaaacaaaagggccattgtttctgttatttgttcttttgttaaacctcaagggtggtctccaatcaggtgagaccttgtaggagctgcgaggctaccgaaaATTCCATGAGCGCAATAAATTATGTGTCATGATCGTAAACAAGATGACTCCTAGCTTGGTGCCTTGTGGTATACCACACTTAGGCGTTTTCCACTCAGATATAACGTTTTCGATTCTCACAGCGTGAGTCCTGTTACACACAGAAACGCTGTTATCCAGTTTACTAGGACATGATGCACATACATCTTCCTTAGCTCATCAATTAGAACACTGTGATCAATCATGTCAAAACCTTTAGAGTAGTCAGCGAAAAACAGTCTAGCAAGCCAGTTCCCTGCATCCACTGCTTCATACACCGCCTGAAGCAAGAACACTAACGCGTCGGTGGTAGAATGCCCAGCACGTGCAAACTGACGTGGGTCAATCAGACGAGATACTTGTGTGATCAAACGCTCCCGCTTAAATCCTTCAAGCACCTTAGCAAGAGTGCACGTCAGAGCGATCGGTCGCAAATCTGTCTCTATCTGCTGCGGAGGAGAGAATTTAGGAGTTGGATTCAACAGTGAGGCCTTCAGGGCGTCAGGAAAATAACCCTCGGTCAGAGATGTATTGTAAATAACCTTGACAACTGGTGCCAGTTCTTGCGCAAAGTCCTTTAGTACTCTGTTCGGGATGCAGTCAGGGCCAATAGCCTTTCCAATCGTCACAGCCGAGAGGGCCCGAAAAGCTTCCCACTCAGATACCAGGAATTCAGGGCTTAACTTCCTGAGGGACAGGGCTGGAGGCTCCAGGGGTGTAAAGTGATCTGTCAAACtgataaaaaatatattcacCTTATTTAAAAGTGAGAGCATATCTGGGCAGTTCTGACCCAGGAATTGATATTGCCAATCTTGCTTAATGTCTTTTCTAGACAAGCTTTTAATATGGTTCCACTAATTCCTACTAGACAAATGACCAAGTTCAAGATCAGCAACCTTATTCCTATCGTAAGAACGTTTAGCAGACTTAATTCTTTCTGGACATTATTTCTCCACATCTTATAGCTGTAAGAGTCCTTGCCATATATAATGAAAGCCTCTTGCCTCTTGTTAATGGATGACTTTATCCTCTTATTTATCCAAGGCCTATCTGAACTATTAATCTTAACAGTTCTCCATGGTAATAGAAGTTCAATAGCCCCTTTTAACTCAGACAAACATAAATGTTTTGAGCCGAGATTTAATTGTTTCTGTAGTTTCTGATTCTTTAGTGTCCTGAGGGATTAAATTCCACAATTGCGGTGCCGCATTAGGTCTTGGATTTATGTGATGGTATACATAACAGAGAACGAGATGACGATCGTAGGGTGCGTGAGGGACGGTATTCTTTAATTGTGGGTTCCAAGTATTCAGCGGACTGTCCATTTAGTGTAATTTGTGTACTGTCAGTAGTATCTCGAAATTGATCCTTGCCTCTATTGGCAAATAGTGTAGATTCTTAAGTATGGGTGTTATGTGGTCAGTGATGCGTGTACCTGATACCAACCGAGCTGCTACATTTTGGATCCTCTGCAGTTTAACTTTTTGATAATTTGGAATACCAAATAAAAGACTATTGCAGAAGTCCAGTCTATAAATCACTAGAGAATTCACCAACCTCTTGAGCCCATCGCGTGGAAGGTATTTCCGGAAACGACCAATCGATCTTATCGCACTGCTTGCGTTCTTGCACGTCTCCTTTATATGGTCGGAAAACGACAGCGTTCTGTCCATGATTACACCCAAATTCTCGGCCTTTGTATTCACTTTGACCGTGGTGTTAGATAGGTCTACAGCCTCACAAAAAGCTGGTTGTTTGCTAAATCGCGAGGTAAAGTAAAGTGCTTCAGTTTTATTGGGGTTACTCTTTAACATGTTCTCGGTGTTCCACGAAACCACAAGTGCGAAGAATGATGGAAGTATAAATTTGAGTATTCTATGCGTAGAACATGCAGTTTAAATTTTGCGAGTGAATACCACCTTACAGAGGTGTCATGTATAAAGTATAAAGTGAACAGTAAAGGGCCCAGTATTGAGCCTTGGGGAACGCCGTATTCAAGACGCAAAGGTGAAGATGTGGAGGTACCAACAGTTACCTTTTGAAATCGATCAAATAGGTACGAAGAAAACCATTAATTGAAGAACTTACGCGAAATCGTAGAGCACTTGTGCTCAGCTAAATAAACAAAAGACTCAAAAGAAGTgttcattattaatattattattagcacTTAAAGTTCAATATGATCATACATTATCACCACTTTAATTAACTCTCTAGATATTTGCTCCGTTACCTCGATTGTTCTCCAATGCACAcaggcaaaataattttttttcacaaaaagttttcaaatgatCAGCTATATTTAATACTGTTATAGTTTTATGGATTTTAAGTTTAATCCGATTCGATCAAATAGTTTGAACATAATTgatgtcatcatcattatgGATGGTAAATACGAATAACTTATTTCCGAGATCATAGTATCCCCAGCTCATCGTCGAAAATGTACATTCTCTAAAGACGACTTTTCTAACGTTCGCTGCTTTTAGAAGAAATGGGAGCAGGAAAAAGTACCGTTTAAACATGCTTTTAAAAAACCATAACTATGATCTCAGTTATAGACTAGAGATGACATAAAACCAAGTATCTGttagaaatatataaataaacttACGTGTGGCAAGAAGACAGTCACGTTACAAAAATTCGCCTTTAACTTTTCGCGTAGTGAGATTTACTCAGTTTCATTTCCTGAGACTTGCACTACACTTCTAAatacaaattttcttatttcttccTGTCGCCAGCAATAAATCAGTGGATTAAGAACAGAGTTTATCATCAAAAAAGTGCGTATAATTACGGTCATTGAATCTATTCTCGGTAAAAAGCGAACAGCTAACAGAACAAGGTAAACAAATACTGGAAACACACATAGTCCAACAGCACCGACCACTAATACTGTTGTCTTCAATGCTTTATTCTCCTCAAGGAATTTTTCTACTTGTTCTTGCGGTAGCTGCTGAGCCTTGATCCTCTTTTGGTGCCGACGTGTTTCCAAGTAAAGGATTATGTAAGaacaagaaacgaaaacaaCACAAGCAAAAAAGATATGTGAGACAGAAATATAATACAGAGCGCTCCTTCCGTCGATTAGGCGAAGAGGTATCCCAAAAGAACTGCTATAAGCCCAGCAAAAAAAGACACCCATCTTAATGTTTCGTGTTGTCACAATGTAGGGGTACCAAAACGGATATTTGATTGCTATCAGTTTCTCGCCAACAACCATCATGAGATGAAGAGCCGATGAATACGACAGCACGATAATGCTAAGCCCGTTAATTGCCGAGAAGACATCAGCGATGTCGCTTCTAAGGAGGAAGAGTGTCTGCCACAGTATAAAGGAAGGCTGCGTGCTGAGACCTGTTAACACATCAGTGACGGCTAAACACGCCAACATGATGTTCGAGTTGTTCTGAAGCCTCGGTTTTCTTTTTATCGCCATCATCACCAACACGTTCAATCCAATTGTGAATGGACAGGCGATAACGTTAATGATGATGGCTAAGGATACAATAACCACGCTGAAGACATCTTTTGCTTCGCCTTTCATTGTAACGTTTGTCAAGTTTGAATCAGTGAGGTTTGCCATGTTGCGttacaaagaaaaggaaaaatgattTCTTTTAGCGGACAGGTGGTTCTTATTTATTGCCTTCTTTACCAGCTTAACAACGTGAGAAAGCAAATGTTTTGTGGGTTGATTTTTCTCACATGTTGGAGAGTCAATCAGTGAACATTATGATGTCGCAAAAGTAAAGATAAGAGTCTTAAAACTGATGTCTTTGTTAACTGATTAATTTTAACAGTTGTACTGTCGCGGAAACCCGCGGTTGGGCAAAAAAAGACAGGAAATCTTCACTTGAATTAACGGATACTTAATTGACATGAAAATGAAAGGTTTTTTCTAACAATGGGGTTAGGATCCAAACTTCAGGTAGCTGAAAGCTTTCTTATGAAGGCGGGTTAATTTATTGTTAAAGTCTTGTCACATGAAATCATAATTTCGTTGTTTTCAGTAGGTCGATAAATAATGCTTCAAAACGCTACGAGACAGTTAACTCTCTCTGATTTAAAGTTACTTTCGCGAGAGGCCGATgttggaaaaagaaagtcaggaaatttttatttgaattaacGGATACTTGACcgaccaaaaaaattcatgggaGGTTTGTTTTTAAACATGAATGGGGTtaccctcgaaacgtcagctcaaCTGCTTTGTTACGGCGGTTAATTTACATTTACTGATCAACTCGTCCTATAAAACCATTACGTTATTCAATGTTTCCGTTGATTATTATTCAAGTTAATTTCGTGAAAATCCGATGTTGGAAATGCAAAGGCACAAAATCTTTACTTGAAGTGATGCTCATTTACTTGACATGAAAATGAAGTGTTTCCAATAATTGACGCACGCTCGAAACGTCGTCTTAAATCTTTTTCAAggtggttaatttacctttattacgccttgtaaaaaagaacaatttttctttgtttccattTGTTCGATTGATGTTGCTAAAAAACACTATGAAACGCAAAacaggagaaaataaaaaaatactttaTACTTGATAAGGCTTGGTAAGTCTCGAGTTTATCTTTGTCAGCGTAGGTGTTCTACAAATCGCGGAGCAAATGGGAGATTGTTTGAGTCACTCAAGGCGGCAGCAACTGACAGAATGTGTAAAATAACTTCATGATTGGAAATGTAGAAACATTCCTTTTGTAGTAGCTCTTAGGTGCTGGGCTGAAATATGGTTCATTTTTAAAGCAAATCGATTCAATAGCGCTTTAAGGATACAATAAGCCAAACGGCAACACCGAAGACTGAATAGGTACCTACTCTTTGGAGTGGTCGTCGTGGGGTTCGATCATGACGACGGAGTTCGGCTATAAGCCACTTacggaaatttttaaaatttgactCAGAGTACAAGTTTTCAGCTTCAAACTTGCATATAACCCCGAGTACCGACCCTCGCTAACCGCATCCCAAGCTAGAGTAAATTAGAATTTACTTACAAAGGTGGTATTATATtcgaaaaaacaaaatgaaaagatATAAAGACGTTATCAATACGAAGACTTGGGATAGTTTCGTTGATTGtcactttcgttttatttcgtcAAATTCAAGCCTAAAGAAATTCGTACACAGGTGGAGTTGCGTTTCGTTACTTACATTACTCTCCTTGTTACTTTGTCATCCTTCTATCACTTTCTCATTGAATACACTTTTTTACATATAAtgtctaattttggagctgaggctgaacgttcttatatatTTTGCGTTGTGAGGCTGAAAACTCGTTCTTTAGATGTTCTTAACTTTACATGGTATAGTTTTTCAAGTAATCATAACCATTATgggccgatcaactcgaaacttcaacatcctccCCCCAACCCCCAggcaaagcccgggcatttgaacttttgaagattgaatcgttcaaattcccgtccccccgggccaaaatggtgttcaaatgccctactaaagaacaatcgtcgtcggttCCTcttgtctttaataaagacttTTCGAAGACAATCGCTCGCAAATGCTACATCTcgtcctttaaactcttccgtCTCATCCAAACACGTGTGTTATAGCTGTTATTGAATTCggctcccaaaaaaaaaaatcatttgaaacctgacacttccggttcaattttccccatcCCACgtaggcaaaggtcaaattcccctcTGCCCGGGCATAGAAGGTAGTCAAATTACCGGGgtttcccggggggggggggggggggaatttgaagtttcgatttgatcgccGCATTACGTgctcgtccgattttgttagtcatgactcgtatgattacagaccaaattggacttcgctcagtcctattaccattgtAAATCATGCGAAAGGGCTTGCTTCTGTAGTGTTGAAGTTTAATTACTTGTAACGATTATAAATAAGAACTGCTCATTATTACAAACTGagatgtgtatcatgcaataagaaaactatCGTTATGTTaacaaaaattttagtttctaaagaaactgtggtgctgcgtcggtgggagattgaaacagaaatttattttatcaaacgagttgataaaggtcaaatagccaccgtgaaagatttgaaaagctgacgtttcgagcgttagcccttcgtcggagcgaatagaggaattgtggttgttgtaggtttatatgtgtgcggaggagcttgctattggtagaaatagggtgacgtgaatttgtgaatagattaatggaatgagaggcgttcattgattccgtgtggatagagtgtgcccagttgaaaaataaatttttgttctagattttTACGACTTTCTGTGTCTCCGTGGTGtagggataggccgcaaatagtcatgttgtggtgggagtgagtgtggcgtgcaactggttttgaggcatctgtgtcgggtgttcgcgaaagcggtccgccaatcttctccctgtttcgcctatgtagatctttttgcatagtgtgcaggttatgcagcAGATGACGTTTGCCGAGATGCATGTGaaatggtcagtgattttagcagatcgattaggtcctgagatcttaactatgttagaaataaaagga
Above is a window of Montipora capricornis isolate CH-2021 chromosome 6, ASM3666992v2, whole genome shotgun sequence DNA encoding:
- the LOC138054123 gene encoding melanocortin receptor 5-like, whose product is MANLTDSNLTNVTMKGEAKDVFSVVIVSLAIIINVIACPFTIGLNVLVMMAIKRKPRLQNNSNIMLACLAVTDVLTGLSTQPSFILWQTLFLLRSDIADVFSAINGLSIIVLSYSSALHLMMVVGEKLIAIKYPFWYPYIVTTRNIKMGVFFCWAYSSSFGIPLRLIDGRSALYYISVSHIFFACVVFVSCSYIILYLETRRHQKRIKAQQLPQEQVEKFLEENKALKTTVLVVGAVGLCVFPVFVYLVLLAVRFLPRIDSMTVIIRTFLMINSVLNPLIYCWRQEEIRKFVFRSVVQVSGNETE